A stretch of the Sulfolobus acidocaldarius SUSAZ genome encodes the following:
- a CDS encoding nicotinate-nucleotide pyrophosphorylase (catalyzes the formation of pyridine-2,3-dicarboxylate and 5-phospho-alpha-D-ribose 1-diphosphate from nictinate D-ribonucleotide) has product MIEKLVINRLLQLLEEDLYPEDITSRVIRGVKVKGIIFSKENNSILAGNKFIIPFLEYLGLKVDYYRKDGELFSKGENILIFQGDAEAVLGVERLVLNMLSRLSAIATETRKMVNVAREINPKVIIAGTRKTTPGLRIFEKYAIEIGGGDPHRYSLYDMVLIKDNHISIIGNIKDAIKRAKEITSFSKKIEVEVSNINDAIEAYKAGADIIMLDNFSPQEVKEVVKLLKGKVLLEASGRVTPENVKEYAETGVDIISSGYLTHSVRSLDLSMDVEKLT; this is encoded by the coding sequence ATGATTGAAAAATTAGTCATAAATAGGCTTTTGCAGTTACTTGAGGAAGATCTCTATCCTGAGGATATTACAAGTAGAGTAATTAGAGGTGTGAAAGTAAAAGGAATAATATTTTCGAAGGAGAATAACAGCATCCTAGCAGGCAACAAGTTTATAATACCATTCCTAGAGTATTTAGGTTTAAAGGTAGATTATTATAGAAAAGATGGAGAATTATTTAGTAAAGGGGAGAACATACTGATTTTCCAAGGAGATGCTGAAGCCGTATTAGGAGTAGAGAGACTGGTTTTAAACATGTTGAGTAGGCTCTCAGCTATAGCTACAGAGACCAGAAAGATGGTAAATGTAGCCAGGGAGATAAATCCTAAAGTCATAATTGCTGGGACAAGAAAAACTACGCCTGGTCTAAGAATTTTTGAGAAATACGCCATAGAGATAGGTGGCGGGGATCCTCATAGGTATTCATTATATGATATGGTACTAATAAAAGACAATCACATTTCTATCATAGGAAACATCAAGGATGCTATAAAGCGAGCCAAAGAGATCACAAGTTTCTCAAAGAAGATAGAGGTTGAAGTCTCTAATATTAACGATGCAATTGAGGCATACAAAGCTGGTGCAGACATAATAATGTTAGATAACTTTAGTCCTCAGGAAGTAAAGGAGGTGGTTAAACTGTTAAAGGGTAAAGTGTTATTGGAAGCCTCCGGTAGGGTAACCCCCGAAAATGTAAAGGAATATGCAGAAACTGGCGTTGATATAATTTCCAGTGGGTATTTAACCCATAGCGTGAGATCCTTAGATTTATCGATGGATGTAGAGAAATTAACTTAA
- a CDS encoding GMP synthase has translation MKVAVIYFGGQYNHLIVKDLKYLGLEAVAITPDKSVEELKEFDSVVFGGGPYSVINELDKMGFAPDYVKSLNVPKLGICLGHQLIARALGGEVKKANKPEYGLTTVNIVDEDTILRGLKPSIKAWESHNDEVVSPPSGFRILASSENAKVQAMVNSDNSIFGVQFHPEVKHTEKGIEVFKNFIKICRK, from the coding sequence GTGAAAGTTGCTGTAATATATTTTGGTGGTCAATACAACCATTTAATAGTAAAAGACCTGAAATATCTCGGATTAGAAGCAGTAGCAATAACTCCTGATAAATCCGTTGAAGAATTGAAGGAATTTGATTCTGTTGTATTTGGAGGAGGTCCCTATTCAGTTATTAATGAGTTAGATAAGATGGGATTTGCACCAGATTATGTTAAAAGTCTGAATGTGCCGAAGTTGGGAATATGTCTAGGTCATCAACTAATAGCAAGGGCTCTAGGTGGCGAAGTTAAGAAAGCCAATAAACCAGAGTATGGACTAACCACAGTTAATATAGTGGACGAAGATACAATACTTAGAGGATTAAAACCTAGTATAAAAGCATGGGAAAGTCATAATGATGAAGTTGTGAGTCCTCCATCAGGTTTCAGAATTCTGGCTAGTAGTGAGAACGCCAAAGTTCAAGCGATGGTAAATAGTGACAACTCAATTTTTGGAGTACAGTTTCACCCTGAAGTAAAACATACTGAAAAAGGAATTGAAGTATTTAAAAACTTCATTAAGATATGTAGGAAATAA
- a CDS encoding aspartate oxidase: MIYILGSGIAGLSSAISLKLAGHKVTIITKKIDGGSTPIAKGGIAVPLSVDDSAEKHIQDTLRVGKNLCDYKVVEYVIREAVRVVEILQKLGFNFDKDLRLEGGHSCKRVLHKGDETGREIWNFLYRKALDLQIPIITDELTHILSNNNKIYGFVTKKRGRIENIDKLVLATGGYGYLFAYTSNKETNLGEGIALGFKAGALVSDMEFIQFHPTVTSLDGETFLLSETLRGEGGIIVNEKGERFLYKYDEKGELAPRDIVARAIYFEMINGHNIYMDLSKIEEFEKKFPALSNYLRRHGYNYQSYLIPIFPGAHYTIGGLRVNLKGETNVENLYAVGEVSDTGLHGANRLASNSLLESLVFGFNLQNYVDERWEGVQASDGTIYQLYVKETSSNSTISIRDIQKINWESLGIIRNEEVIKKAIEIYRHYSTNEAIISHMIGLASLIRSESRGVHFRSDYPEEKEEWNGKRIYFLMSNKEYGRL; the protein is encoded by the coding sequence TTGATCTATATTCTAGGCTCTGGTATAGCCGGGTTATCATCAGCGATATCCCTAAAATTAGCCGGACATAAAGTAACCATTATAACCAAGAAGATAGATGGGGGTTCTACGCCTATAGCGAAAGGAGGTATAGCAGTTCCACTCAGTGTAGATGACAGTGCAGAAAAACACATACAAGACACATTAAGAGTTGGTAAAAATCTATGTGATTACAAGGTGGTGGAATACGTTATAAGGGAGGCTGTGAGAGTTGTTGAAATTCTTCAAAAATTAGGCTTTAATTTTGATAAAGATTTACGACTCGAAGGAGGACATTCATGTAAAAGGGTATTGCACAAGGGTGATGAGACAGGTAGAGAGATTTGGAACTTTCTCTATAGAAAAGCTTTAGATTTACAAATACCTATTATAACTGATGAATTAACACATATTCTATCAAACAATAACAAAATATATGGGTTTGTTACCAAAAAGAGAGGTAGAATAGAAAATATAGACAAATTAGTTCTAGCGACGGGTGGTTATGGTTACTTATTTGCTTACACTTCTAATAAGGAAACTAATTTAGGAGAGGGTATTGCTCTAGGATTCAAAGCCGGTGCTTTAGTTAGTGATATGGAATTTATTCAATTTCACCCTACTGTTACAAGTTTAGATGGCGAGACATTCCTTCTTTCAGAGACTTTAAGGGGAGAAGGTGGTATAATCGTAAATGAAAAAGGAGAGAGATTTCTATATAAGTATGACGAGAAGGGTGAACTAGCACCCAGGGATATTGTTGCTAGAGCTATCTATTTTGAAATGATAAATGGACATAACATATATATGGATTTAAGTAAAATAGAGGAGTTTGAAAAGAAGTTCCCAGCCTTATCTAATTATCTTAGGAGGCATGGATATAACTATCAAAGCTACTTAATACCTATTTTCCCTGGAGCCCATTACACAATAGGTGGCTTACGTGTTAACCTCAAGGGTGAGACAAATGTGGAAAATCTATACGCAGTAGGTGAGGTGAGTGATACAGGATTGCATGGAGCCAATAGATTGGCTAGTAACTCCTTACTAGAGTCTTTAGTCTTCGGATTTAACTTACAAAATTATGTTGATGAACGCTGGGAAGGAGTACAAGCATCTGATGGGACTATATATCAATTATATGTCAAAGAAACTTCTAGCAATAGTACAATTAGTATAAGAGATATACAAAAAATAAACTGGGAAAGCCTGGGAATTATAAGAAATGAAGAAGTGATTAAGAAGGCGATAGAAATCTATCGACACTATTCAACTAATGAAGCTATCATATCCCATATGATTGGATTAGCTTCATTAATAAGATCAGAAAGTAGAGGTGTACATTTTAGATCAGATTATCCTGAAGAAAAGGAAGAGTGGAATGGCAAAAGAATTTACTTTTTGATGAGCAATAAAGAGTATGGAAGATTGTAA
- a CDS encoding NUDIX hydrolase yields the protein MEDCKAAVVALISKAGKVLIIKRKEKPGDPWSGHMALPGGRREDHEECESTAVRECYEEVRIKPQNLIRVGIYSPNNAPDMKVSAYISCVEEELEPIVQEEELEKAIWVKISDLKPADRAFYYENYRIWGMTYRILNDIIQKKLYLVCQSGNNSS from the coding sequence ATGGAAGATTGTAAAGCTGCAGTAGTAGCTTTAATTTCGAAGGCAGGAAAAGTTCTGATAATAAAGAGAAAGGAGAAACCCGGTGATCCATGGAGCGGACATATGGCTTTACCTGGAGGAAGGAGAGAAGACCATGAGGAATGTGAAAGTACTGCTGTTAGAGAATGTTATGAGGAAGTTAGAATAAAGCCTCAAAATCTAATAAGAGTTGGTATATACTCACCTAATAATGCACCTGACATGAAAGTATCAGCGTATATAAGCTGCGTAGAAGAAGAACTTGAGCCTATAGTTCAAGAAGAAGAACTTGAAAAAGCAATTTGGGTTAAGATATCTGACTTAAAGCCGGCAGATAGGGCTTTCTATTACGAAAACTATAGAATATGGGGGATGACTTATCGAATATTAAATGATATAATACAAAAGAAATTATACTTGGTTTGTCAGTCCGGCAACAATTCTTCATAG
- a CDS encoding TATA binding protein (TBP)-interacting protein (TIP49) translates to MAQIREIKKIEREKASIHSHITGLGLDEKGKAKFIADGLVGQVEAREASGIVVQLIRQGKMAGKGILFIGPPGTGKTALAVAIAKELGEDTPFTTINAAEVYSTELKKTEILTQVIRKSMGVRIKQKRIVYEGVVKDIKLKVARSRYNPYYVSPREAQIVLSTKDDERTLNVGDAIAEQLMKLNVKKGDVIWIDAETGEVTKVGRAKGFEGAKSYDIEVARQVDIPTGSIKKEKDITITVTLHDLDLNLAAQSISITALFSFFTEREINQDIRKQVDRLVKDMVNRGDAELVPGVLFIDDAHMLDIEAFSFLTKTLESELAPILILATNRGITKIRGTDIESPHGIPLDLLDRLLIIQTRPYNESEIREIVKIRANEIDVKLDEDAIVLLTKLGVENSLRYAVQLIEPAYIVAQRKGRESIKSEDIEEVAKLFSDSKRSVKYVKEYENLLLK, encoded by the coding sequence ATGGCCCAGATAAGAGAGATTAAGAAAATAGAAAGGGAAAAAGCAAGTATACACAGCCATATAACTGGTTTAGGTTTAGATGAGAAAGGTAAAGCAAAGTTCATTGCAGATGGTCTAGTAGGACAAGTTGAAGCAAGAGAGGCATCTGGTATAGTGGTTCAGTTAATCAGACAAGGTAAAATGGCAGGTAAGGGAATACTTTTCATAGGTCCACCAGGAACCGGAAAGACAGCATTAGCTGTAGCCATTGCAAAAGAGCTAGGAGAGGACACTCCATTTACCACTATAAATGCCGCTGAGGTTTATTCTACAGAACTAAAGAAAACTGAGATACTAACGCAAGTTATTAGAAAGTCCATGGGAGTTAGGATAAAGCAGAAAAGAATAGTGTATGAAGGTGTAGTTAAGGATATCAAACTTAAGGTAGCCAGAAGTAGATATAATCCATATTACGTTTCTCCGAGAGAAGCGCAGATCGTTTTAAGTACTAAGGACGATGAACGAACCTTGAATGTTGGTGATGCGATTGCTGAACAGCTCATGAAATTGAATGTAAAGAAAGGTGATGTAATATGGATAGATGCTGAAACCGGTGAAGTTACAAAGGTAGGAAGAGCCAAGGGGTTTGAAGGTGCAAAGAGCTATGATATTGAAGTGGCTAGACAAGTAGATATTCCTACAGGCTCTATTAAGAAGGAAAAGGATATAACTATTACAGTGACTCTTCATGATTTAGATCTTAATCTAGCTGCGCAATCAATTTCAATTACCGCATTATTTAGCTTTTTCACTGAGAGGGAGATAAACCAAGATATAAGAAAGCAAGTCGATAGGCTTGTTAAAGATATGGTAAACAGAGGAGATGCAGAGTTGGTACCCGGAGTACTATTCATTGACGATGCTCATATGCTCGATATAGAAGCGTTCTCGTTCTTAACGAAGACCTTGGAGTCAGAATTAGCTCCAATACTAATACTAGCTACTAACAGAGGTATAACAAAGATAAGGGGCACAGATATAGAATCTCCTCACGGAATTCCGTTAGATCTACTGGATAGATTATTGATTATTCAGACCAGACCGTACAATGAGAGTGAGATAAGAGAAATAGTAAAGATCAGGGCTAATGAAATAGACGTAAAACTTGATGAGGATGCAATTGTATTGTTAACAAAGTTAGGAGTAGAAAACAGTTTAAGATATGCGGTTCAACTTATAGAACCAGCTTATATTGTAGCCCAAAGGAAAGGGAGGGAGAGTATTAAATCTGAAGACATAGAAGAAGTTGCAAAATTATTTAGTGATAGTAAGAGAAGCGTAAAATATGTAAAGGAATATGAGAATCTATTATTGAAATGA
- a CDS encoding sugar kinase, with amino-acid sequence MKPLHLSVGRINIDIIAKINKIPDIDEFETTDTLEILPGGAAVNYAVAINKFGHSIKILSKIGKDSLVSYVLERIAEMGVGLDYVEETNLPQSMALIFLRDNGSISMVRKLGSSILLDKEDIKKVFGLFDVIHFASISPDIVVRDPYAKLITYDPGPNSSKIPENFGNADIIYLNERESTRVKIESLKARLIVIKMGSKGAKVISENEECYCEPYKVQTVLDTTGAGDVFDAAFNYAYMQGHSIEDTLRFAVTASALKVTRIGGINSPTREEVMNALNAYTPNTKCK; translated from the coding sequence ATGAAACCACTTCACTTGTCAGTAGGTAGGATAAACATTGATATTATAGCTAAGATTAACAAAATACCTGATATCGATGAGTTTGAAACAACAGACACACTAGAAATTTTACCAGGTGGAGCAGCAGTTAATTACGCTGTAGCTATAAATAAATTTGGTCACAGTATTAAGATTTTATCTAAGATAGGCAAAGATTCACTTGTCTCTTATGTACTAGAAAGGATAGCAGAAATGGGAGTAGGACTTGATTACGTAGAGGAAACAAACTTACCACAGAGCATGGCATTAATATTTTTGAGAGATAACGGAAGCATTTCAATGGTCAGGAAGCTAGGTTCTTCAATTCTCCTTGATAAAGAGGATATAAAGAAAGTCTTCGGGTTATTTGATGTTATACATTTCGCTTCAATTTCTCCGGATATCGTTGTTAGGGATCCTTACGCTAAGCTTATAACTTATGATCCAGGTCCAAATAGTTCAAAAATTCCTGAAAATTTTGGGAATGCAGATATAATATATTTGAACGAGAGGGAGAGCACTAGGGTCAAGATAGAAAGTCTTAAGGCACGACTGATCGTAATAAAAATGGGATCGAAGGGAGCTAAGGTGATATCAGAAAATGAAGAGTGTTATTGCGAGCCATATAAAGTTCAAACTGTTTTGGATACAACTGGTGCTGGAGATGTTTTTGACGCTGCATTTAATTATGCGTATATGCAGGGACACTCAATAGAGGATACTCTTAGATTCGCTGTAACTGCCTCTGCATTAAAAGTAACGAGAATAGGAGGGATAAATTCTCCAACTAGAGAGGAAGTTATGAATGCCTTAAATGCTTATACACCAAATACTAAATGTAAATGA
- a CDS encoding DNA polymerase IV (Dpo4; involved in translesion DNA polymerization; belongs to Y family of polymerases; does not contain proofreading function) codes for MIVIFVDFDYFFAQVEEVLNPQYKGKPLVVCVYSGRTKTSGAVATANYEARKLGVKAGMPIIKAMEIAPNAVYLPMRKPVYEAFSNRIMNLLNKYADKIEIASIDEAYLDVTNKVQGNFELGVELARKIKQEILEKEKITVTVGVTPNKILAKIIADKSKPNGLGVIRPTEVQDFLNELDIDEIPGIGSVLARRLNELGIHKLRDILSKNYNELEKITGKAKALYLLKLAENKYSEPVENKSKIPHGRYLTLPYNTRDVKVILPYLKKAINEAYNKVNGIPMRITVVAIMEDLDILSKGKKFKHGISIDNAYKVAEDLLRELLIRDKRRNIRRIGVKLDNIIINKTNLSDFFDI; via the coding sequence ATGATAGTGATATTCGTTGATTTTGATTATTTCTTCGCACAAGTAGAGGAAGTATTAAACCCACAGTATAAGGGAAAACCACTGGTAGTTTGCGTATATTCGGGTAGAACCAAAACGAGTGGGGCTGTAGCCACCGCGAATTATGAGGCAAGAAAGTTAGGAGTAAAAGCAGGAATGCCTATCATAAAAGCTATGGAGATTGCACCTAATGCAGTATATTTACCTATGAGAAAACCGGTTTATGAGGCTTTTTCAAATAGGATAATGAACTTGTTGAACAAATATGCTGATAAAATTGAAATAGCCAGTATAGATGAGGCTTACTTAGACGTAACCAATAAAGTACAAGGAAATTTTGAACTTGGAGTAGAATTAGCTAGGAAAATAAAGCAAGAGATACTTGAGAAAGAAAAAATAACAGTCACTGTCGGAGTTACTCCTAACAAAATTTTAGCAAAAATAATTGCTGACAAAAGCAAACCTAATGGTCTCGGTGTAATTAGACCGACAGAAGTACAAGATTTTTTGAATGAATTAGATATTGACGAAATTCCGGGAATAGGAAGTGTTTTGGCTAGGAGACTAAATGAATTAGGTATACATAAATTGAGAGATATTCTAAGTAAAAATTACAATGAACTTGAGAAGATTACGGGAAAAGCAAAAGCCTTATATCTACTAAAGTTAGCTGAGAATAAATATAGTGAACCTGTAGAAAATAAAAGTAAAATTCCTCATGGAAGATATTTAACTTTACCCTATAACACAAGAGATGTAAAGGTTATATTACCTTACCTAAAGAAGGCTATAAATGAGGCATACAATAAGGTTAATGGTATTCCAATGAGAATAACTGTTGTAGCTATTATGGAAGATCTAGATATTCTGAGCAAGGGAAAGAAGTTTAAGCATGGAATATCTATAGATAACGCTTATAAAGTTGCTGAGGACTTACTTAGAGAGTTGTTGATTAGGGATAAAAGAAGGAATATACGAAGAATAGGAGTAAAATTAGATAACATAATTATCAATAAGACAAATTTATCTGATTTCTTCGACATTTAA
- a CDS encoding RNA 3'-phosphate cyclase: protein MIEIDGSFGEGGGQILRTSLTLSSLTKKPFRIYNIRANRPKPGLQRQHLTAVNAVKILTNATVKGDYVGSTELIFNPGDIQEKGDFVFDVGTAGSTTLILQTILPLLLNRKLTVTIKGGTDVPKSPSIDYIRLVFSKVLEKIGISFDLELIKRGHYPEGGGEIRISNVKGEPQRFSITEFGQLEGFVGISHVSSLPGHIAERQKSSAEKILRRLKDKIDIRSDVREGEISKGSGICLSAIGKYGIIGADALGEKSKRAETVGEEAALKLLEELKTSAAFDSHMGDMLMLYASLYQGEYTASKLTSHSITNETVIRKFIDIKDEIKGSSPFLFRVQ, encoded by the coding sequence ATGATAGAGATAGATGGTTCCTTTGGAGAGGGTGGTGGACAGATACTTAGAACCTCATTAACTTTATCATCCCTTACTAAAAAACCCTTCAGAATATATAATATTAGGGCTAACAGACCTAAACCGGGCTTACAAAGACAACATTTAACTGCAGTAAATGCTGTAAAAATATTAACAAATGCCACGGTAAAAGGAGATTACGTAGGCTCAACAGAGCTAATATTTAATCCTGGTGACATACAAGAAAAGGGAGACTTCGTCTTTGATGTAGGCACTGCGGGAAGTACGACATTAATACTTCAAACAATCCTACCACTCCTTTTGAACAGGAAACTTACTGTAACAATTAAAGGTGGTACAGATGTACCAAAATCACCCTCAATTGATTACATAAGGTTAGTGTTCAGTAAAGTTTTAGAAAAAATTGGTATAAGTTTCGATCTAGAGTTAATAAAAAGAGGACATTATCCAGAGGGAGGAGGAGAAATCAGAATAAGTAACGTAAAGGGAGAGCCACAACGCTTTTCTATAACTGAATTTGGACAATTGGAAGGATTTGTAGGCATATCTCATGTTTCATCGTTACCTGGACATATAGCAGAGAGGCAAAAATCATCTGCGGAGAAAATCCTGAGAAGACTTAAGGATAAAATAGATATTCGGTCAGATGTTAGAGAAGGTGAAATAAGTAAAGGGAGTGGTATATGTCTATCTGCAATAGGTAAGTACGGGATAATTGGGGCTGATGCGTTAGGTGAGAAGAGTAAAAGAGCAGAAACTGTAGGAGAAGAAGCTGCTCTAAAACTTTTAGAGGAGCTTAAGACCAGTGCAGCCTTCGATAGCCATATGGGTGACATGTTAATGCTGTATGCCAGTCTATATCAAGGCGAATATACGGCATCAAAATTAACCTCACATTCAATAACGAATGAGACAGTCATAAGAAAATTCATTG